A single region of the Vicia villosa cultivar HV-30 ecotype Madison, WI linkage group LG4, Vvil1.0, whole genome shotgun sequence genome encodes:
- the LOC131598667 gene encoding uncharacterized protein LOC131598667 isoform X2: MDSSLANARNLSRKSLGKRKIDERNVGNKKDDVRGYFTWNLDMERVLAEALRDQRSLGRQSDGAWKTVAYNAAADVLSTRFNVLVTGENVKNRIKLWRGWYGIISDILSQSGFDWDGTKCMINVEDENAWTEYVKSHEEAKRFRFKVIPNWNDIVDICAKDRANGVQVEHAFDADDVMSKEVVEDEEGSTVHIDLEEPSSATKKKMQHTRAYKGRDKEGMISSIREVAESLKDFVQVSKKRMEGNAQEVVQEVLNEMEMIADCDDALRYGAINWLTENPNKIAILKALPLWEKKKFLLASMPK; this comes from the exons ATGGATTCTAGTTTAGCCAATGCAAGAAATTTGAGCCGCAAGTCATTGGGAAAAAGAAAGATAGATGAAAGAAATGTTGGGAATAAGAAAGATGATGTAAGAGGTTACTTCACATGGAATTTGGACATGGAGCGTGTTTTAGCTGAAGCACTTAGAGATCAAAGAAGTTTGGGCCGCCAAAGTGACGGAGCTTGGAAAACAGTAGCATACAACGCTGCAGCTGATGTTTTGTCTACACGCTTTAATGTTCTGGTTACAGGAGAGAACGTCAAAAACCGCATCAAACTTTGGCGAGGATGGTATGGGATAATTAGTGATATTCTCAGTCAAAGTGGGTTTGATTGGGATGGAACAAAATGCATGATCAATGTTGAAGATGAAAATGCTTGGACTGAATATGTTAAG tcACATGAAGAAGCCAAAAGGTTCCGATTTAAGGTTATACCGAATTGGAATGACATTGTAGACATATGTGCGAAAGATAGGGCTAATGGAGTTCAAGTAGAACATGCATTTGATGCGGATGATGTCATGAGCAAAGAGgtagttgaagatgaagaagggTCCACTGTGCATATTGATTTAGAGGAACCAAGTTCCGCAACAAAGAAAAAAATGCAACATACTCGTGCTTATAAGGGTAGAGACAAAGAAGGGATGATAAGCTCTATTAGAGAAGTGGCTGAGTCATTGAAAGATTTTGTGCAAGTTAGTAAAAAAAGGATGGAAGGAAATGCTCAAGAAGTGGTGCAAGAAGTGTTGAATGAAATGGAGATGATTGCTGATTGTGATGACGCTTTACGCTATGGAGCAATAAATTGGTTGACCGAAAATCCAAACAAAATAGCAATTCTCAAAGCTCTTCCATTGTGGGAGAAGAAAAAGTTTCTATTAGCTTCCATGCCAAAGTAA
- the LOC131598667 gene encoding protein ALP1-like isoform X1, with amino-acid sequence MDISIANTSIKRKRNEEEMQELEETTLIVVSVVTTLLGVMAWYHDKYFVKEPTRNWELERRNFLNRLYRGTEIDCMEQLRVSKGAFFKLCRILEEKGKLVKTRNVPTTEAVAMFLHILAHNLKYRVIHFNYFRSKETVSRQFNNVLRAVMKVSRDYLKFHDYNLDGLEANKWKWFENSIGALDGTHIPVTVAAEDRPRYRNRKGDISTNVLGVCGPDLRFIYVLPGWEGSAGDSRVLRDALRRQNCLRIPNGKYFLVDAGYTNGPGFLAPYRGTRYHLKEWVGNTPQNYKELFNLRHSSARNVIERSFGILKKRWSILRTPSFFDIKTQIRIINACFILHNFIIDEKQSDQYLEAQDLDLLSIVDEELTNQQTERGTTNGVDEVASVQVTEEWTTFRDTYAMKMFAEYQERRNISYA; translated from the exons ATGGACATTAGTATAGCCAACACTTCAATAAAGCGTAAAAGAAATGAAGAAGAAATGCAAGAGCTTGAGGAAACAACATTAATTGTTGTTAGTGTTGTTACTACGCTATTAGGAGTAATGGCTTGGTatcatgacaaatattttgttaagGAACCAACTCGTAATTGGGAATTGGAAAGGCGCAATTTCCTTAACCGTCTATACAGAGGAACCGAAATTGATTGCATGGAGCAATTAAGAGTTAGTAAAGGAGCATTTTTTAAACTTTGTAGAATTTTAGAAGAAAAAGGGAAATTGGTCAAGACAAGAAATGTTCCAACAACTGAAGCTGTGGCAATGTTTTTGCATATCCTTGCTCACAACCTAAAATATAGAGTCATACACTTTAACTACTTCCGATCAAAAGAAACTGTGAGTAGACAATTCAATAATGTCCTTAGAGCTGTTATGAAAGTAAGCCGAGATTATTTGAAGTTTCACGACTATAATCTAGACGGCCTTGAGGCAAATAAATGGAAATGGTTTGAG aATTCAATTGGAGCACTTGATGGAACACATATTCCAGTAACAGTTGCTGCAGAAGATAGGCCTAGATACCGTAATAGAAAGGGTGACATATCTACAAATGTTTTAGGAGTTTGTGGTCCAGATTTAAGGTTTATCTATGTGTTACCGGGGTGGGAAGggtctgcaggagattctcgggtATTGCGAGATGCTTTACGTCGTCAAAATTGTCTTCGAATTCCAAACG GTAAATACTTTCTTGTGGATGCGGGATATACAAATGGTCCTGGATTTTTAGCACCATATAGAGGGACTAGATATCATCTCAAAGAGTGGGTTGGAAACACTCCTCAAAATTACAAGGAATTGTTTAATCTTCGTCATTCAAGTGCAAGGAATGTAATTGAAAGGTCATTTGGGATATTGAAGAAAAGATGGAGTATATTAAGAACTCCTTCTTTTTTTGATATAAAAACacaaattagaattattaatgcTTGTTTCATATTGCACAATTTCATAATAGATGAAAAACAAAGTGATCAATATTTAGAGGCTCAAGACTTGGATCTTTTATCTATTGTTGATGAAGAGTTAACCAACCAACAAACAGAAAGAGGAACAACTAATGGTGTAGATGAGGTTGCAAGTGTTCAAGTGACTGAAGAGTGGACAACATTTCGTGACACATATGCGATGAAAATGTTTGCTGAATATCAAGAGAGAAGAAACATTTCTTATGCTTAG
- the LOC131598668 gene encoding probable phospholipase A2 homolog 1 — translation MTLRATVTFALISFLLCTVFRYSVAEGNCSTTCIIEQCDSMEIKYGKYCGIGYWGCAGEKPCDDADACCMGHDDCVGRFGMTHVKCHTRLKNCLTRVQKSGKVGFSKECPITSAVPTMIRGMDLAILLSQLGGAIPTI, via the exons ATGACTTTACGTGCCACCGTCACATTTGCTCTCATATCTTTCCTCCTTTGCACTGTATTCCGCTACTCCGTTGCGGAG GGAAATTGTAGCACAACATGCATTATAGAGCAGTGTGATT CGATGGAAATCAAATACGGAAAGTATTGCGGAATAGGTTATTGGGGTTGTGCCGGCGAGAAACCATGTGATGATGCTGATGCTTGTTGCATGGGTCATGATGATTGTGTTGGGAGATTCG GAATGACTCATGTGAAATGTCATACAAGGTTAAAGAACTGTTTAACCAGGGTACAAAAATCTGGGAAAGTTGGATTTTCGAAAGAGTGTCCGATCACTTCTGCCGTGCCAACCATGATAAGAGGCATGGACCTGGCCATCTTGCTTAGCCAATTGGGCGGAGCCATTCCTActatataa
- the LOC131598666 gene encoding phospholipase A2-beta-like gives MTSRVDISRATAAFAFVSLILSAVFRCSAADGNCSRKCIAEQCDTMGIKYGKYCGVGYSGCAGEKPCDDVDACCMTHDDCVGEFGMTDVKCHNKFKKCLTKVQKSRKVGFSKKCPVSTVVPTMIRGMDLAIMLSQFSNNAEL, from the exons ATGACTTCACGCGTCGATATCTCACGCGCCACCGCCGCATTCGCCTTCGTCTCTCTCATCCTCTCCGCCGTATTCCGCTGCTCCGCCGCCGAT GGAAATTGCAGCAGGAAATGCATTGCAGAGCAATGTGACA CGATGGGAATCAAATACGGAAAGTATTGCGGGGTAGGTTATTCGGGTTGTGCCGGCGAGAAACCGTGTGATGATGTTGATGCGTGTTGCATGACTCATGATGATTGTGTTGGTGAATTCG GAATGACTGATGTAAAATGCCATAACAAGTTTAAGAAGTGCTTAACCAAGGTACAGAAATCTAGGAAAGTTGGATTTTCGAAAAAGTGTCCGGTTAGCACGGTAGTGCCTACCATGATAAGGGGCATGGACTTAGCCATCATGCTGAGCCAATTTAGTAACAATGCTGAACTGTAA